Proteins encoded within one genomic window of Canis lupus familiaris isolate Mischka breed German Shepherd chromosome 12, alternate assembly UU_Cfam_GSD_1.0, whole genome shotgun sequence:
- the RPS10 gene encoding 40S ribosomal protein S10, with amino-acid sequence MLMPKKNRIAIYELLFKEGVMVAKKDVHMPKHPELADKNVPNLHVMKAMQSLKSRGYVKEQFAWRHFYWYLTNEGIQYLRDYLHLPPEIVPATLRRSRPETGRPRPKGLEGERPARLTRGEADRDTYRRSAVPPGADKKAEAGAGSATEFQFRGGFGRGRGQPPQ; translated from the exons ATGTTGATGCCCAAGAAGAACCGAATCGCCATTTATGAACTCCTTTTCAAGGAGGGGGTGATGGTGGCAAAGAAGGACGTCCACATGCCCAAACACCCTGAACTGGCCGACAAGAATGTGCCCAACCTTCACGTCATGAAGGCCATGCAG TCTCTCAAATCCCGAGGCTACGTAAAGGAACAGTTTGCTTGGAGACATTTCTACTGGTACCTTACCAACGAGGGTATCCAGTATCTCCGTGATTACCTCCACCTACCCCCCGAGATCGTGCCTGCCACTCTGCGCCGCAGCAGACCGGAGACCGGCAGGCCACGGCCCAAAG GTCTGGAGGGAGAGCGACCTGCAAGACTGACACGAGGGGAAGCTGACAGAGACACCTACAGACGAAGCGCTGTGCCCC CTGGTGCCGACAAGAAAGctgaggctggggcagggtcAGCAACTGAGTTCCAGTTT